The window GCATTTTCCGCAAAAGTGAGACCATCCTCGACGATTTCGGGGAGCTCGGGAAATTCCTCAACCCCGCGGACAATAATCTGCAGCGGGGAAAGGAGGGCTCTAATCTCTTTGAGTTTTCCGGGATTGCGGGTGGCAACGATCAGTTCCATTACCCCTCCGCCAAAGACTTTTGCTGCAATAACGCCAGCTGAGCACACCCCTGCAGAGCGAGATCACGGAGGAGATCGAGTTCGGCACCGGTAAAGGGTTCAGCCTCGGCCGTCCCCTGTACCTCGACAAAACGGCCGTCGCCGGTGACAACCACGTTCATGTCAACATCCGCACGGGAATCTTCTTCATAACAAAGATCAAGCATTGGCACGCCGCCAACGATACCGACGCTTACCGCGGCGACCGTATCCCGTAGCGGCGAGGTCTTCAGCTTCCCTTGTGCCACTAAACCGTTGAGAGCATCGGCAAGGGCGACCCAGGCACCGGTAATCGCGGCAGTCCGCGTTCCGCCATCAGCCTGGAGGACATCACAATCGATCTGAATACTCCTTTCCCCGAGGGCGGAAAGATCGATGACCGCCCGCAGCGAGCGGCCGATCAAGCGCTGAATTTCATGGGTACGCCCTCCCACCTTACCCTTGGTCGACTCGCGGGGGGAACGGGTGTGGGTGGCGCGGGGGAGCATGGAATACTCCGCAGTGACCCACCCCTGCCCTTTGCCACGCAGAAAGGGGGGGACACTCTCTTCGATCGTGGCGTTGCACAGCACCTTGGTGGCCCCGAACTCGACGAGGACGGACCCTTCGGCATATCGGGTAAAGTGACGAGTCAGGATAATTGGCCGTAATTGCTGATCCTGACGACCATCATTGCGTAACTGGGACATCTGTCGTTCTCCTGAGCCGATTGACGGCATAATTTTTCACCCCGAGAGCCAGAGCACGGGCAATCCGCTCCTGCCCGTCCCCGCTACTGAGCAGGCTGAGTTCTCCGGGGTTGGTGAGATAACCGAGTTCCAGCAGGATCGCCGGGAACGGGGTCCGGTTGAGGGGGGACAAAGTGACGCGCTCAAAGGAACAATCGGCTACGCCGGCACCTTGCAAGGCGGCATCGAGACTTTGCGCCAATAAGAAGCTGTCGTCTGCGTGGTCACTTTCTGGCAGAAAATAGAGGGTGCAACCGTGAGTATGCGAGCTTTTCCAGGCACTGGCATGCAAGGAGAGGAGAATATTTTCCGAGGCAGTGCCGTGGATCTCACCAGCGCGTCGGCTCTGGGATGCGGCATAATCGCCATCGCGCGTCAAGCGAACTGGTGCCAGCCCCTCCATCTTGAGAATTTTTTCGAGTCGCCGGGCGAGGGCCAGAGTCAGATCCTTCTCCTTTATCCCTTCGGGGCTGATCGCGCCGGGATCATCACCGCCGTGACCGGGATCGATGACAATCTGCTGTAAAGGCAGTGGCGCCGTCGAAGACTCATTTTCTTCGTTAAACTGGAAATGTTTCTTTGGCCGATCAACTGCGTCGTGATTGCTGTAGATGATTTTTAAGCCGAGTAGACGCGGCAGATGGGTTGTTACCACCTCTTCCGGAACACAGAGCTCGCCGGCAAAGAAGCGCGGCGCCTGTTGCAGTGTCACAGAGCGTTTGCCGTAACGGAGTTGGTGATTCCCCGGTGCCAGGAGGATGGCATCCGGTTTGGTGCTGATCCAGTAAAGACGCTTGGCGCCATCCCAAATGCCGATGAGCTGCAAGGGGGGAAGAATCTCCCGCAACGGCAGAAAGATGGTGCCGTCACGGTGATAAACCGAGCGAATAAGGACAGTCTCCTTGGCATCGGCCAACCGGATTTCGACGACGGCTGCGCCGGTGTTGACGGTGCCGAGAAGAAAGATGAGGAAAAAGACAATTCGAATCATGCGGAGCGGATAATCTCGACCAGGAGCTCAGCCACCCCGGCCATGTCGGCCAGTGCCACCGATTCGTTGACGGTGTGAACATCGGTCATACCGGTGGCGAGAATAACGGTTTCAATCCCGAGAGCATTAAAGATATTGGCATCGGAGCCGCCACCGCCGGGGAGAAGTTCAAGCTGACGCCCCAGGCGATGCGCGGCAGCAACCGCGCCCTGCACCAACGGGGAATCGGCGGAGACGGCCATGCGTGGATATTCAGCAACAACCTGACAATGGGCTTCCGGGCAAATGAGGATACCATCGATGCTGCGGGCGGCTGCTGCCGCCGCCTCTTCGACCGCTGTAACCATCTGCCGGGTCTGCATCTCGAGCTTGAGCGGATCGTGACTACGCACCTCGCCCTTTAATTCAACGCGGCGCGGAATGATGTTGGTGGCGATGCCACCACTGATCGTGCCGATATTGGCGGTCGTCTCAAAATCGATACGGCCCAGTTTCATCCGGCTGATCGCAGCCGCCGCAATGGCAATGGCCGAGATGCCGGCCTCCGGAGCAATGCCGGCATGCGCTTCCCGGCCGGCAATGGTGAAATGGAGCTTGTTGGCGGCCGGGGCCGCCAGAATCAGCTTGTCGATGCCCGAGGTATCGAGTGCAAAACCGCGCCGGGATGTCAGCCGCCCGGCATCAAAGTGCTTGGCGCCGAGGAGGCCGACCTCTTCACAAACCGTCACGACAACTTCAAGGGGACCGTGCGGGATCTGCTCTTCGCGGAGGATTTCGAGAGCTTCGATAATCTCGGCAATCCCGGATTTGTCATCGGAACCGAGAATCGTTTCACCGATACTGGTAAAGATCCCGTTCTGCAGCTGTGGCTGGACAATGGCGCAGGGTTCCACTGTATCCATATGTACCGACAGCATCAGCGGTGCCGTATCCCGGCCGGTCGCGGCAAAACGAACGATGAGATTGTCGGCTTCCCCGCCGATCTTGGCGCCGGTGCCATCCCATTCGATACTCCCTCCCAGCGCCGAAAAGCGTTCGGCAAGATAGCGGGCCATCGCCCCTTCGCGGCGTGAAGGGCTACTGATGGCAGCCTGACGGGCAAACTCGCGGCTGAGGCGGTCAAGATTAAGCATAAAATTTCCTTTGGCAATAAAATCTGTTCCGTTTTTAGACCAGTTAGCGGACAGATGCAACCGGGAAAGGAGTAAAAAGATGGATTAAAGGGGTACCGGAGTCGACTCCACCCGAGGATGACTAGGCGGCTGCGCCCCCTTCCTGCCGCTGAAGTCGGCAATCAGGCTGAAGAAGAGGGCTGGAACCGGGGCGAAATTATCGTCTTCGGAAAAACGGAGTTTACTCCCGGTTTCAATATAGAGCCAATCCCTGTGAACCAGCTCTTTCCAGGCAAAGACGACAAGGTATTGCGTCATCTGCTTTTTCGGTGAAGTTTCACCCCGTGCTTCCAGTGAAAGGACATAGCCGCGCTCGTTTCCGAGTTGCCGAAGATAGGACAGAGAGTGCAGGTGCTCAAAGCCATTGGATTCTTGTGACAAAGTCCCTTCCTGATGCAGGCGAATAATGGCCCCCGGCTTGAGGGCATAATCAAGATCGTAACGGGTCGTCTCGCCAAAGCCGCTCGACTCGCGCCAATAGAATGACTGTCCGGGCTGCCAAAGGAATTTCCGGCCCAGAGGAATACGCAGTTGGCCACTCAATTCATTGTAGGGATCCAAGTTCGGGCGAAAACGCACTCCCAGCTGGTTCTGCACCAGATAGATATCACTTTTGGTAAAGACAAAACGTAGCGACGTATTAAATCCAAACCGGACGCGGGTGGATTCGATTGCCGGCAGATAAAAAGGGCTGGTGGACTTTTCCTCCTCCGTACGATCTAAATCCTCTCCCTCCCCGCTAAAGTAGAGACTGACCCGTTCTTCCAGACGGGGCAGGACAATCCGGGCACTGAGGCGCTGCAGGACCAGAAGATCCCCGTTACTGTCGACCTGCAGCCCGAGCTGTGCGAGAAGCCGCGTACGACGGTAATCAAAACGGCGATTATCGGGATTCAGAAAGAAGCTGTCGAGATATTCCGAAAGGGAAACCAGTCTTTCGGTCGTCCCCAGATGAAATCGGTCCGCCACTCTCGCGATCATGCCGGCTTCCTCCGCAGGCTCGGGAGCAGCCTCTGGAAGCTCTTGCGCTGAAACCGGCGCCGCCAGCAGGACAAGGAGAAGGAATCCGAAAAAATACTTCAACCAGCCACTCCTCTTCAGAGATTTTCAACAAAAAACAGGATGAAACGCACCCTGCATAAACATTAAAAGGCTACTCAGGCCCAGCGGGCTTGTCAAGTCGGCTCAATCTCCCTCGGTAACCGCAAAAGGAAGGCGGCTACAGCAAAAGCGCTCAGAATAAGGAGACTGATCATCATCGCCACACCGTTCCAGCCGCCCCACACCCAGAAGATCCCCCCGATTGTTCCTGAGATGCTCGATCCGAGATAATAGGCGAAGAGATAAATCGATGACGCCTGGGCCTTGGCCGTCCGGGCCCGCCGTCCGACCCAACTGGAAGCGATAGCGTGCGCACTGAAGAAGCCGCAGGTAAAGATGCCGACACCAAAGACAATCAGGAGCAAGGAGTTGTCAAGTGTGAGCAAGGTGCCGACGAGCATGGTACTCAGAGTCAGGCGAATCATGAAGTTGCGGCCAAAGCGGTTGATCAGACTGCCGACCACCCCGGAGCTGAAAGAGCCAAGGAGGTAGACGAGAAAGATCAGACTAACCTGTGACTGACTAAGATCATAGGGGGCGCCGAGGAGGCGAAAGCCGATATAGTTATAAAGGGAGACAAAGCCGCCCATGGACAGGAAAGCGAGAGCGTAGAGACAAAGGAGGCCGGGGTCATGGAGATGTTGATAAAGGGAGGTAACGAGATAGCGAATTCGGAAAGGTCGACGGACAAAGTTGGTCGAGGCGGGGAGGCTTTTGAAAAAGACCAGCGTCAAGACCAGACTGATGACACCGATCAGGGCGATCGCGGTCTGCCAGGGCATATAATCACAAAGGAACGCTGAACCGATACGGCCGGTCATCCCCCCCATGGCGTTACCACTGATATAAAGGCCCATCGCCGGAGCGATCGACTGCGCGTCCATCTCTTCGCCGAGATAAGCCATGGCCACGGACGGAACCCCGGCAAGGACCATCCCCTGCACCAGTCGCAGCACCAGCAGGGAGGTAAAGGAGGAGGTCAGATAAGTCGCCATTGCCAAAAATGAGGTCAACAGGAGGGCGACGGTCATGACCTGCCGCCGGCCGAGACTTTCCGAGAGGGTGCCGGCAATGAGCATCCCCACCGCCAGGGCGATGGTGGCGACGGAGAGGGGAAGACTGGCGATCGCCGGCGAAACCGAAAATTCGCGGGCAAAGAGGGGAAGGAGGGGCTGCACATCGTAAAGGGTGACAAAGGTGATGAATCCGGCGCAAAAGAGCGCCAGATTGACCCGCCGGAAGCGTGCCGTCCCGACCCGCACCTGTCCTTCTTTCGGCACCCGCTCTGCACCACCTTCATTCATTCCGGCTCTTCTCCGCAGTGACTTTCGCCCATATTTAAGGCAATGCAAAGCAAAGCACAAGTGCTATATTTTAATTGTGAAAGAGCAATATCCCCAGGGAGGATATCATGACCGATTCCACCGTTTTTTTCAGCCAGGAACGTATCACCCGGCTGCTCAAGATCGACCGCACCGCCCTCCCCGCCGACGGCGGCCCGGAGTTCAACCGCCTGATCTTTACCGCCAGCCCCTACCTGCTGCAGCACGCCGCAAACCCTGTCGACTGGTACCCCTGGGGGGAGGAAGCCTTTACCGCAGCCCGTGCCGCCGATCTGCCGATTTTCCTCTCCATCGGCTACGCCACCTGTCACTGGTGCCATGTCATGGAACACGAATCCTTCGAGGATGCCGAAGTCGCGGCGGCACTCAAGCGCAGCTGCATCGCCATCAAGGTCGATCGCGAAGAGCGACCCGATATCGACGAACACTACATGCTGGCGGCGCAGCTCCTCAGCGGCGGGGGCGGCTGGCCACTGACGATCCTTATGACTGCTGACAAGGAACCCTTCTTCGCCGCCACCTACCTCCCGAAGAGGTCACGCAGCGGCCGCCTCGGTCTCATCGAACTGATGGAGCGCCTCAGCGAGCTCTGGGATAGCGATCGCAGCAAGATCCTTGAAAACGGAGCGACACTGAATGCCGCCCTGCAGCAGCATTGCACCCCCGCGGCCGGCGATCTTCCCGACGAAAAGATCCTTGAGACGGCGACCCATCAGCTGACCGCCCTCTACGACCATCGCCATCACGGTTTCGGCGCCGCCCCGAAGTTTCCGATGCCCATCTACCACCTCTTCCTCCTCCGTTCCCACCGGCGCCACCGCCAGCCCGAGCTGTGCCGCATCGTCACCGAGACGCTGTCGGCGATGGCGGCCGGCGGCATCTACGACCAGCTCGGCTTCGGCTTCCACCGCTACAGCGTCGATGCCCAGTGGCTCGTACCCCACTTCGAAAAGATGCTCTACGATCAGGCTCTTATCGCCCTCGCCGCCTTCGAGACCTTCCAGAGCAGCGGCGACCCGCGCCCCCTCCAGCTCGCCGGCGAAATCCTCACCTATGTGCTTCGCGATCTCGCCGCTCCGGCGGGGGGCTTCTATGCCGCCGAGGACGCCGACAGCGAAGGGGAGGAAGGGACCTTCTATCTCTGGGATCAGGCGAAGTTCATCGAGATCCTCGGTCCGTCCGAGGGGGAAGGAGCCGCCCGCTACTGGGGGGTGACGACAAAGGGGAACTTCGAGGGGCGCAATATCCTGCACCGTCCCGCAGCCGCCGGCGATTGGCCGGCCGCTGCGGTTTG of the Deltaproteobacteria bacterium HGW-Deltaproteobacteria-4 genome contains:
- a CDS encoding ribonuclease PH; amino-acid sequence: MSQLRNDGRQDQQLRPIILTRHFTRYAEGSVLVEFGATKVLCNATIEESVPPFLRGKGQGWVTAEYSMLPRATHTRSPRESTKGKVGGRTHEIQRLIGRSLRAVIDLSALGERSIQIDCDVLQADGGTRTAAITGAWVALADALNGLVAQGKLKTSPLRDTVAAVSVGIVGGVPMLDLCYEEDSRADVDMNVVVTGDGRFVEVQGTAEAEPFTGAELDLLRDLALQGCAQLALLQQKSLAEG
- a CDS encoding peptidase M20; translation: MLNLDRLSREFARQAAISSPSRREGAMARYLAERFSALGGSIEWDGTGAKIGGEADNLIVRFAATGRDTAPLMLSVHMDTVEPCAIVQPQLQNGIFTSIGETILGSDDKSGIAEIIEALEILREEQIPHGPLEVVVTVCEEVGLLGAKHFDAGRLTSRRGFALDTSGIDKLILAAPAANKLHFTIAGREAHAGIAPEAGISAIAIAAAAISRMKLGRIDFETTANIGTISGGIATNIIPRRVELKGEVRSHDPLKLEMQTRQMVTAVEEAAAAAARSIDGILICPEAHCQVVAEYPRMAVSADSPLVQGAVAAAHRLGRQLELLPGGGGSDANIFNALGIETVILATGMTDVHTVNESVALADMAGVAELLVEIIRSA
- a CDS encoding MFS transporter, with amino-acid sequence MNEGGAERVPKEGQVRVGTARFRRVNLALFCAGFITFVTLYDVQPLLPLFAREFSVSPAIASLPLSVATIALAVGMLIAGTLSESLGRRQVMTVALLLTSFLAMATYLTSSFTSLLVLRLVQGMVLAGVPSVAMAYLGEEMDAQSIAPAMGLYISGNAMGGMTGRIGSAFLCDYMPWQTAIALIGVISLVLTLVFFKSLPASTNFVRRPFRIRYLVTSLYQHLHDPGLLCLYALAFLSMGGFVSLYNYIGFRLLGAPYDLSQSQVSLIFLVYLLGSFSSGVVGSLINRFGRNFMIRLTLSTMLVGTLLTLDNSLLLIVFGVGIFTCGFFSAHAIASSWVGRRARTAKAQASSIYLFAYYLGSSISGTIGGIFWVWGGWNGVAMMISLLILSAFAVAAFLLRLPREIEPT
- a CDS encoding thioredoxin domain-containing protein, with product MTDSTVFFSQERITRLLKIDRTALPADGGPEFNRLIFTASPYLLQHAANPVDWYPWGEEAFTAARAADLPIFLSIGYATCHWCHVMEHESFEDAEVAAALKRSCIAIKVDREERPDIDEHYMLAAQLLSGGGGWPLTILMTADKEPFFAATYLPKRSRSGRLGLIELMERLSELWDSDRSKILENGATLNAALQQHCTPAAGDLPDEKILETATHQLTALYDHRHHGFGAAPKFPMPIYHLFLLRSHRRHRQPELCRIVTETLSAMAAGGIYDQLGFGFHRYSVDAQWLVPHFEKMLYDQALIALAAFETFQSSGDPRPLQLAGEILTYVLRDLAAPAGGFYAAEDADSEGEEGTFYLWDQAKFIEILGPSEGEGAARYWGVTTKGNFEGRNILHRPAAAGDWPAAAVWRERLLRERSQRPRPLRDEKILSGWNGLTIAALGRGFAITGKEEWRAAAVAAVASIRGRLVDRHGRLLRSAHAGVAAIPAFLEDYAFYVWGLIELHQATLQEEFLDDALQLSQEMLRLFAAPDGGLYSVGSDADDLPLRMQSAIDGVIPSGLAVAALNLLRLGAIREDESLTAAGTGILRSQMGSIQKHPLSHLFSLCTLDFLHGPLLEITLHGGTAEEQGAIVHSCAQRFLPNLVLRRGRREGELQINVCAEGSCRPPLADHAGVEALLDELA